The Chitinophaga niabensis genomic interval CCGGCCAGCGCCGCTACGGCAACAGGTTATAGTAAAGTGCATGCTAAAGAACAGCAGGATATCGTAGAGGCTGCCTTTAAGGTTAAGCAAAAAAAATAACGCTGGTTTGTAATTCACTAGTAAATTCGCAAAACAAAACTTTACGCATAAGCGGAATGGAGGGTTTAACACATGATAATCGAAATTAAAGTTCCCACGGTAGGAGAATCAATCAGCGAAGTAACACTTGCAAAATGGCTCAAAAAAGACGGAGACGTTGTGAAGCAGGATGAGGTATTATGCGAAATGGAATCAGAAAAGGCCACCTTTGAGCTGAATGCAGAGAAGGCAGGTGTGCTGAAGATCATTGCAAAGGAAGGAGATACCCTGCAAATAGGAGCGGTAGCCTGCACTATTGATACAGACGGCGCAGCTGCCACAACTGCTGCACCTGCGGCAGCAGCTCCTGCACCAGCAGCTACTGAAGCTCCGGCTCCGGCAGCAGCACCTGCAGCTCCCGCTGTGAACAAAGGTACCATCGATATCAAGGTTCCCACCATCGGAGAATCCATCAGTGAAGTGACCCTCCTGAAATGGCTGAAACAAACCGGCGATTACGTAGAGCGTGATGAAGTACTGTGCGAACTGGAATCTGAGAAAGCTACTTTTGAACTGAATGCAGAAGAAGCCGGCGTACTCAAAACAATAGCGAAAGACGGCGATACTTTAAATATAGGAGACGTGGCCTGCCAGATAGATACCTCTGCTCCACGCCCTGCCGGTAAAGCACAACCTGCTCAACAACAGGCTGCCGCTGCTGCACCTAAAGCTCAGGCACCTGCTGCTGCCCCACTCCCTAACGATGTTAAAGCAACCCCGGTTGCTGCTGCAGTGATTGCAGATAAAAAAGTAGATCCTGCTTCTATTAAAGGAAGCGGCGCCCATGGCAAGATCCTGAAAGATGATGTAATGGCTGCCCTGGAAAATCCGGGTGTACCTGTTGGTCATGAACTGTTCAGCCGTGTGGAACGCAGGGAGAAAATGAGCAACCTGCGGAAAGTAGTATCCCGCAGACTGGTGGAAGCCAAGAATACAACAGCCATGCTTACCACGTTCAACGAGGTGGATATGACTAACATCATGGCTATCCGCAGCAAATACAAAGAAGCATTCAAAACATCACATGGTGTGAACCTGGGTTTCATGAGCTTCTTTACAAAAGCGGTTTGTTTTGCATTGCAGGAATTCCCTGCCGTAAATGCATACATAGATGGAGAAGAACTGGTGTACCACGATTTCTGTGATATCTCTATCGCCGTATCTGCTCCTAAAGGGCTTGTAGTACCTGTTATCCGTAACGCGGAAAGCATGGGTATGGCAGACATTGAAAAGAAAGTAGTGGAACTGGCTACCAAAGCAAGAGATAACAAACTCTCCATGGAAGAGATGACCGGTGGTACTTTCACCATCACCAATGGTGGCGTGTTCGGTTCACTCATGAGCACCCCGATCATTAATATCCCGCAATCAGCCATCCTGGGCATGCACAAGATCCAGGACCGCCCGATGGCAGTGAATGGACAGGTGGTGATCCTTCCCATGATGTATGTGGCGCTCAGCTATGATCACCGTATCATTGACGGTAAAGAGTCTGTAAGTTTCCTCGTAAGAGTGAAGGAAATGCTGGAAAACCCTGAGCAGCTGCTGTTCGGAAGGGATCCGGTGAAGGCTTTGCTGAAACTCTAGTTTACCCGTAACGTATAACCGTATATCGTAACTGCCTCCGGAAACGGAGGCAGTTTTTTTATGAGCTGTGCCTGTGAAAAACAATCCCTTACGGCGGCTGTACTTTATGTTCTCCCCAAAAACAAAACCGCCCGGCCATTACAGCCAGGCGATTTCGCCTTGATTGAGATATTAGCGTACTCTCTAAGGTTTTCTGGTCACCTTGGGTAATCTTACGGTGACTTCATATGTTCCTTTCACCAGCAGGCGGAATGCCCAACGGGGATTCACGTTGTAGGTCTGACCGGGAACGTTTGGTGTTACGCCCGCATCAATGATAACTTTGTTGCTCGGTATACGGTAATACATCAGGTAACCATAACCCGGATATTCCAGGATGGGGAAAGGGGTCAGTTCATAGTTACACACCATGGTTGTATCTGTATATTCCACCGGGTTAAACTTAGCATACGTTTCAAATAAAGGCCTGTCCCCGCGTTTTTGTAACTCTGCCAGTTTAGGATTGAATGGTGAACCATTCTTATCCACTACTTTCAGGCGCACCTGGTAACCATCGTTGGATACTTTTTTGTAGCTCATAGTCGGCACTGCAATATCACCACTGGTGTTGGTGCCATCTATAAAGTAAGCACAACCGGTTCCTTTATCTTCAAAAGGCTGGTCTATCATCTGCAGCACTGAAATGCTCTTGAAGGTTTTAGTACCACTTCCATTGGTTACCTGCAGATCGAAAGCGTAGTTGCCGGCAGGGATCTCCAGAGAACCTTCATTGAGGATCAGCTGACCGGATTTTTCCACCACTTCCAGGGAGGGCAGGGTTTGTTTGCTCCTTTTCTTATTCAGCAATGCCACCGTAGTATCTGTATTTACATTGAACAAAGCATTCCAGATATACACCTCGTGTGGTTCGTTGAAGAGGTTGGTGGGTTTGCCGGTAGCAAGGTCCCGCACTTCCAGCAATTTTACACTGATGGGGTAGTTGGAGCCATCCAGCTCAAAGCCCTGTGGGTCGCTTTTATAATTGGTCCCTCTTGGTATGCGAAAAGTATCGCTCACGTAACGGATCTGATCACTGATATAACCGATAGGTACTTTTTTGCAGGCTGTGATCAAACCAAGGCCAAAAGCGCCCAGGATGAGGCAGTTTCGAAGAGTTTTATACTTGTTCATAAATGATCTTATTTAGGTGCAGTTGCAAATGTGAAAATATGCCCGTTAGCCAGTACATGCAGTACGCCATTCGTTGTGATAATGCCGGAGGTTTGTGCTACAATGCGCGCATCTTTTTCTTCCGAAGGAACAGCTGAATTATCCAGCGGGTCCAGGGCGCCAATAACTTTGGTGAAATAGATGTACCTGGGAATATTGGTGAGCCCGCCTGAAGAATAACCACCGCTTGGATCGTCGCGGAGGGAGATGTGGCGTTGTTCTGCATCTTTTGCGCTGTAGTATTTACCGGTTGCATTAAGGCCTGCCCTTTCTATCTTTTCACCAAAGATGTAAGCACGTACGGAATCTTTCAGCTTCGCAAAATCGAGGTCTTTGAAATCAAAGATGAGGTTCTCATCATTTGCTTCCAGGCGTTTGCGTTCCTGTACTACATCCTTCACGTAATTTTTGATGGAGTAATCTGTGGGCGCAAAGAAAGTGGTGCCCGCAGCATTTATTTCATCTTTCAACCCTGTTTTATCTATCAGCAGCACCAGCGTATCGAAGAGCGGATTGGTCTTCAGGTAATCATACGTAGTACCGTTGAAATTAGGATTATGCAAGCTGCCGCCTATAAAGTAATCGTTCTTTTTGCAGGATGCAAAAGCGGCCAGGAGCAGAAAGGCTGTCAGCCATTTTATGGAAAGTTTCATGATAGTCGTTTTTAGTTGATCAGATTTAGAGCCTGCCATTCCAGTAAGGTGTTTGTTTCATCAGCAGATTGTCTTTAAACAATACGCGGGGAATGGGCCAGTAGTTACGTCCGTATGAGGGGCTGCCTGCATGCATCGCATCCTTGAAGAGGCTGTTGAAGTATTCTGTACCAATATCGGTGCGTAACAGGTCCCAGTAAAAATGGCCTTCTGCAAATAATTCACGGCCTCTTTCCCAGATCACCTCATAAAAGAAATCAATGCCAACCAATCCGGGGTCCAGGTCGCCGATGCCTGCGCGGTTGCGGGTTTTATTCAGCAGTATCCTGGCTTCAGGTTCCCTGTTCAGTTTGTAGAGGGCTTCTGCTCTGAGCAGGATAATGTCAGACAAACGGAAGATGAGGATATTGTTGGAATAGCGGGGATCCCTTTGCAGATCGCCATCCCTGTAGATCACGTTGGAATATTTCTTCAGCATGGTCATATCGAGCCTTACATCTTCATACAGCCAGATCTTTTCACGCAGGTCATTTGCTTCCCAGAAAAGGGTGTTCTTTGTACCGGGATGTACTCTCCAGGGTACGCCATCCTTGTTGTTAGGTTCGCGTGTTGCGAGGAAGGGGGCCCATAAAGTTTTCTCACCTATGCCGTTCCAGGAAGCCTCACTTTGTTCATAGCTGATGTTGATCTCAAAAATGGCTTCTGTGGATTTACCGATCGCCATTTTGGAATAAGCGGCAGAATCTGTGATGAATGTAAGACCATATGTACTGGGATTCGCTACCAGGTCGCGGGTGGCTTCTTCACATTTAGGATAATCTTTCATCCATGCATAGATATGTGCTTTTAATGCCAGTGCACTGGCCTTGGTAGCCCTTATGCCACGATCGCTTGAACTGATGGGGGATTGGGGCAGCATTTCTACTGCTTTATCCAGGTCAGCCAATGCCTGTTTCAGTACCACATCCTGTTTCTCACGGCCATAGTTCTTAGCTTCGGCAACGTCTTCCACTGCATCCAATACTAAAGGCACATCTCCCCATACGCGGGAAATATAGAAGTAATTGAAAGCGCGCAGGAAATAGGATTCTCCGAGATAATATTCCTTATGACCGGATTTGAAAGTATTCTCCGGAATGTCCGGGATCTTTTTGATCAGGAGGTTGGCTTGCGCAATGGCTTTATAGAACTTGGTCCAGTTCTGCAGATTTTCAAGGTAACCATAATACACACCATCAAAGGAACCATCGCGGAGCTGGTGAATGGAATAATCAGAGTTATAAGTGATCTCAAAAGTATTGGCAGGCACATCGCCATATACATAATACCTGTTCTCATCCGTTAATGCATCGCGCAGCATGGAGTAACCACCCAGCAGGCCGGCTAATGCATCTTTATCCGTTTTCCAGAACTTGTTGCTGGAGGGCACGTTTTTGCTTTCCAGCTCCAGTATTTTTTTACAGGAACTGCCTGCTATTAAGAACCAGGTGGTCATCAGTGCAGGAAGTATATATTTAAGTCGTTTCATGTTCATTCAGATTTGATGTGATCAGAAGCCAAAGTCTAAACCAATGGTGAATTTCTTGGGGATAGGATATCCGTCGCCGGTGTAAATACCGTAAGCGTTTACGCCTTCTGCATCGGGAATGGTGCTTTTCTGGAAGGTGTAAAGATTATCTACCACACCGTAGAGGCGGAGGCGTTTGATCTTCAGTTTGTTCAATACCTGTTGGTTGAAGCTGTAACCCGCAGTGATATATTTGATACGGAGGTAATCGCCTTTCTCAATATACATGGTGGTTTTATCGAAGAAGCGGTATGGAGAACGTGTTCCCTCTACCAGTGAAAAGGTCGGTAGCGTTGCAATGTCTCCCGGCTTCTTCCAGAAGTTCAGTTTGTTGATATCCATGATAGCTCTTGAGGCCAGGTTACGTTCACCATTATCACCTGTAGCTTCGAACAGGTATTCCAAACGGCGGTTCTCGTAGCTGTTCATGATATCCCTGCCTAAAGTGTAACTGAGGAAAACGCCAAGGGAGAAACCTTTGTAAGTAAGGTTGTTGAGGATACCTCCATAGAACTTGGGATTGGGGTCGCCGCCAATGATCTGGTCCATGGGTTCTTTGAGGTCAAAGTTACCATCCTGGTCTACCAGTATCGGGTCGCCTGCATGGTAGTCCCAGCCTACGAAGTTTTTCATCGGCTGGCCGGTAAGCAGGTTATAAGGCACATCTTCCGGACGGGAATAAATGCCTTTGAATTGAAATACATAGAACTGGTTCACAGGAAGGCCAACTGAAAGCAGGTAGTCTGAACCGTATACCCCTGTATTATAGTTGAAGATGATACTGCGTCCGCCGTTTGGCAGTGCGGTGATCACGTTCTGGTTATAAGAGAAGGTAATGTCTGTATTCCACTGCAATGCGCTTTTGGGATTGAGGTTACGGGTATTAAGGGTTACTTCCACACCGGAGTTGCGCAACCCGATAGCATTGGTTTGTGCTAAAGTATAACCACTCGCATTGGGAAGCAGGAAGTCAAAGAATCCTTTGGTGAGTTCACGTTTGTAAACGTCTACGATCAGGCGTATCCTGTCTTTAAAGAAACCTGCTTCCAAACCGAGGTTACCCTGCCTGGATTCTTCCCAGGAAAGGTCTTTCTGCGCAATACCGGAGTAATAGTTCGGCGTGATCACAGAGGTACCATTGTAAGAAGTTACGTCACGATTGTCTGCAAAGCCGGCCTGGTTCACGGTGTAGTTATTGTATCCCAGGTAATTCCTTTCGGGTTGGTTACCGGTGATACCCCAGCTACCGCGGAGTTTCAGGAAGTTCATAAAGCCCAGGGAGTTCTCAAGGCCAGGTTCGTCTGATATGATCCATCCTAAAGAAATGGAAGGGAAGGTACCCCAGCGGTTGTCTTTACCGAATTTGGAGGAAGCGTCCCTGTTGATCACGGCAGACAATAAATAACGGTCTTTAAAGTCGTAGTTCAACCGGAGGAAGATACTTTGCATACCGGTTTCTTCTGTTGCAGAAGAAGTGCTGGAGAACTGTTTGTTGGCAACGTTCACTGCCCATGCATTATCATTGGGAATGAGGTCTGCACTACCGAAGTTCCAGTTCCATTTAGTGTACTCCATATTGGTGCCACCGATCAGGTTAAGATGGTGATTGCCGAATTTGGTGGAATATTCAAGTGTTGAAAAGAGGGATGCGATCTCCACTTTGTCTGAATAGGAAGAAGCATATCCGTAACCGTTATTCCGTACTACGGAAGGCTGGAAGTAGTCGCGGTTGGAGCTCCTGTTTTCATAGTTCACCGTTGTATTGAAGAGCAGGCCTTTTGCGAGGTCTACATTAAAGGCATTGGAGAACTGGAGGTTATTGTTGATGTTCTTATCCTGCCGGTTTTTGTTGCCCAGGAGGTATTCCCGGGAACTTTCCGTTAAGGCAAAGAAGGAGGAAGGTAAGCTATAGGTATCAAACGCAAAGAAACTGCCGGTACGTTCATTAATAGCGCGGGGGCGGTCTGTACGGGTTACCCTGAAGCGGCTTGAGCTGTTCAGCCAGGGAGTAACTTTTGCATTGATGCTGGCCAGGATGGAGTAACGTTTGAAGCCGGTATTTTTGATCACGCCATCTTCCTTATAATGGCCAAGGCTGAGACGGTAGTTGATGGCATCTGTAGCGCCTGCCATAGACAGATCATAGTTATTGATCATGCCGGTCTGGTAGAAATAACTTTGCCAGTCTGTTGCGTTATTGAAATCAGGGTTCAGACTATCTGTCAGCATCATCGGCAGCGTTTGGTTATCTGCAAAACCGTTATAGAGGTTCAGCACGTCCATTTTCATACGGCGTTCTTCAGCACCACCTACTACTTCAATGAGCTTTGGTCTTTGTGTGATACCTACATAGGTGCTGAAATTGAATTCCGGTTTGCCGGTCTTTGCTTTACGGGTTTTGATGATGATGATACCGTTGGAGCCACGGGAACCGTAAATAGCGGCAGCAGATGCATCTTTGAGGATATCAATTGATTCAATGTCGTTAGGGTTGATGCCGGCAATAGCATTGGTACCTGTTCCGGAACCGTCTATACCGCCAAATTCTGTAACGGAGGTAGGGATCCCGTCTATCACATAAAGCGGTGCGCTTAATGCACGTGCTTCATCATAACCACGCAATACGGATGAGTTACCACGTATTACAACGGAGTTACGGATCCCGGGTTCGCCGGAAAAGTTCTGTACGTTCACGCCGGATACGCGGCCTTGCAGCATCATATCCACACTGGGCGCGGGGAGGTTGGCAATCGCATCACCTTTAACGGTGGCAATGGCGGCCGTGTTCTTACGGCGGGAAACTTCCTGGTAGCCGATCACCACCACATCTCCCAGCATCTTGGAGTTTATTTCCAGTACTACATTCACGGTTGATCTGCCGGCAACACTTACTTCCTGGTTATCATAACCAATAAAAGAGAATACGATGATCTTGGAATTGCCTTTTACAGTGAGAGAGAAATTACCGTTGACATCGGTAACTGTGCCGCTGGTCTTCAGGTCCTTGTCTGTAATTGTTACACCGGGTAAAGGAGCGCCGGTCTTGTCCTTCACGGTACCAGTCACCTTCTGTTCCTGTGCAAATCCATGCAGGCAAAGCAGGATCAGGAACATCAGCTGGAGCGTTCTTTTAAACATAATTTTAAATTTTGGTTGTTTTGATAAGTTTTAGATCAGTGCTAATAATTCAATCATTCAGATGTACTAAGTCATTTTGTGTTTTTATGGTTAGGAATAGATTTTAGTTGGGAAAAAGGCAATAAACGGCCATGCTGCTATGTAAGGATAGCAGTGTATTTATGCCCGGAGGGGCGTTTAGAAGATGGCTGTATTGTCTCTAGATGTCTATATTATCATGGTAAATGCGTTAAAGAGTAACTTAAAAAGTTAGGTATTTGAATGCAAAATCGATTTAGTCAAATGTTTTGAAGGATATTTTTCTCATTGGTTCATTGTTGTCTGATGATTTGCTGGATTAGTTATTCCTCTGAGTCACTGTTTTTGATGTACCATCTTTGGTTGATGTATTCGCAGGTTCATTCACTATGCGCCTGTTCAGCGTATAAGGGTGTCACTGTCCTGATGGTAATCTTCTCTAACTGATTTTGGTTTGCGATTTTGGTATATGATGCTCTGCTCTGAGTCTCGATCTAGATGCTTTTGGTTTTTTATCCCGATTAAAATGCTCTTTCTGCAACTAAACTATGACCTTATCCGGCAATATTAAAATTTGATAGTCCGATGTGACATAGTTATGACTGATCCCGATTTCAACGATAAGATAAGCTGTTTTGCCGATTAATTTTATAATTTCTTTAACAAATATCCACTGAACTTTTCTAGTGAGTGGGTGGCTTCTTAGATTCTTACACTGAACTGCTCATATTTTAACCCAAGTTTATTCACGCGGAATAGCTGAAGTTATCAGGTTAGCAGGTCTTAAAATTGTCATGTGCCTGTAAGGAGGAACGCTTAGACGAAGCGTGCCGGCAAAAGCTTAATCGTGCAATGTTTATTTTTTCGCGTTAAACTCTGTTAATCATTCCACGTCCAAATTCAAAACCACTTATATGAAAACAGGAATATTATTAGCCGCTATTGTTGGTGTCAGTTTTATAACCTCTGCTTCTTTTGCACAAAAAAAACGTGACAGGCGTGAAGATGTACGCGATCGCAGAGAGGATGTGCGTGACAGAAGAGAGAATGTCCGCGATCGCCGTGAAGATCGCAGGGATGTACGGGAAGATGTACGGGATGCAAAACACGACGGGGGGATTAAAGACAGGATGGAAGATGTACGGGATAAACGTGAAGATGTGCGCGACAGGAGAGAGGATGTACGTGATCGCAAAGAGAATCGCAGGGATAGAAGGGAAGACAGGCGGGATAGGAAGCACTAAAGGCTATTTGCAATAAAGGAAATGCTGCAGGCAATCACAATAGGGAATACCGGAAATGCCAAAGCGTGGCTGCAATAAAGGAAACGCTGCAGGCAATTCACAATAGGGAATACCGGAAATGCCAAAGTGTGCCTGCAATAAAGAATACCATCAACAACAAAGTACATTCACAATAAATATAACCTTGGAAAAAAGCAAAGAGGAATTGCATATCGATGCAATTCCTCTTTAATTTGGGTTTTTCTATTTGAAAAGATAGCTGTTCTATTTTGAAAAGATAGTTTCAAGCTTTTTCTGTAACGCTTCTTCCCGGAGATCTTTCGCAATCACTTTACCGGAAGGGTCCAGTAGGAAGTTAGTGGGCACGGCCCTGATCCCGTATTCCTCTACAATAGCACTTTTCCAGCCTTGCAGATCACCAACATGCGCCCAGGTAAGACCATCTTTGGCAATAGCCGCCAGCCATGCATCTTTCTTGGTATCCAGCGTAACACCTACAATAGTGAACCCTTTTTCATGGTACTTATTATATGCAGTTACCACATTCGGATTTTCTTTCCTGCAGGGACCGCACCAGCTGGCCCAGAAATCTACCAGTACATACTTTCCTTTCAGGCTGGAGAGTTTGAAAGGAATCCCTGAAGTATCTGCCAGGGTGAAATCAGGTGTTGCCCCGATACCGGTTTTGGCAGCGATCCTGCGGGTTTCCGTAATCTCCTTGCCATAAGCGGATTGCTGTGCAGCAGGTTTGAGCATAGCAAAAGTGCGTTCCACTTTTTCCGGTGCAGGATAATTGATGTAACGGTCAATAATGATAAAGGGAGAAACAGGGGAAGCAGGATATTTTCTGATGAAGTTCACTACTGCGGAATCCAGCTCATTACCCAGATCATCAAACCCTTTACGGGCTGCTGCGCGGGCTACAGTATCTTTTGCTTTTTCAGCAGCATCTATCTGCTGATACAACGGCCCTGCTTTTTGCGTGATGGACTGCCAGGTTTTACCCCATTCTTTCCATTGTACCTGGCTTTCACTGCCACTGAACTGAACATCATTAAAAGTACTGTCTGCCGTAATGGTCATTACCTTATTCTCTGCAAAGAAGCCAAAACCCCTGCGTATGCCGTCCACCCGGATAAAGTAGAAATAAGCACCGGGTGCTTTACCTTTAAAGGTAAAGCTGCCGTTCTTCATTATCACGGAATCTAAGATGTCCTTCTTGCCTTCCTGGTGGGAGAGGTACACTTTCCTGTCAGGGATGTCTTTCACTTTCCCGTTAATTGTAAAGGATTGCGCTTGCACTAAACTGCTGCATCCTGCCAGGGTCATTAAACAGACGATGATCTTTTTCATTCAAAGTATTTTTTAAGGTTATGGTACTTTATATCCAAGGTCTACGATCCTTGCAAAGCCACTGTAAACATTGGTGTAAGTAGTAAAATCTCCTACGGTGGAAACATCGAAGAAGTACACTTTACTTTCTGTGCCCGTCCAGGTAACAGCTACCAGTTGAGAGGTACCACCCGGTACGCGGTTAAACTTCATTTTGATAATTGTTTCGCCGGCAGGGAAAGTGAATTGCGGAACAGTGATATTGGAAGTGGTTTCGTACTTGTACATCTTATTGCCTACGCCGTAATAGATATGTGGTGTGAGGGTAGAAGATGCGGCAGCCGTCAAGTTCACAATATCGGGCGCACTCATCTGTGTTTTAAGCAGGGTAATAACTGGCGCTGCGGTTGTAGCCACTGTTTTGAACTTCAGCAGCCAGGGCGTATTGGTTTCATCTTTGAACACGCAGTTGTATTCGCGCACTACGTTGGCAGAATCCATGTATAACAGGTCCATGCCAACATTGTTCATGTCAAATACTGAACTGGCGGCTCCGGGGAATGCATTCAGCACGGTACCTCCTGCACTGTAGAAACGTTTGTTCAGCGCATCATATACCGTAACCGTGTAAGTAGTACCACCGGCTACAAAAGGCGCCAGGGTATAATTCTGATTACCGGCAGGTGTGAGCAGGGATGCTCCCCATTTCTTTGAACCCGGGAAACCACCTACGAGGTTGGTATGCAGCTTGCCATCATTTATTGCCACACCTAATGAACCGGATAAACTGGTACCGGTGCTGCTGCTGGCCCAGGTATGACGGGCAGGTTTTACGATGGATGGTGCTGCATAGAACAGGTAACCATAGTTGAACTTTTTCAACATGGTTTGATAACTCAGTTCCATACCATCTGTTTCTGTGAGCAGGTAGATCTTTTTGGAAGAAGGAGAGAGGTCGTCCGTGATCTGGAAAGGTGTGATCTCCAGCTTCACGGGTTTGCCCATTGGGTTTGCTGCGTTCAGCGAGGAATACACATTCCTTTCTACAGAACCGTTGGGCAGGATCATAGAGAAATCGCCTACGCCTGCTTTATCTTCCAGGAACATCCATCCCTGTGCATACTTGTTGATAATAGTAAGATTGTAAAAGAGGAAAGAACTTACGCCGGTACGTTTATCTGTTACCTTATAGGTAAGGCGGTAGTTCTGGCCTAAAGAGAACGGCGGCTCCGTGATCTTTACCGCAAGGTTGCGGGTGGTAGCGATCACTGTTTTAGGTAAGTTGTAATTGCTGGCCGGAGAATTATCAAACACCATCCATTCAAATGTAAGGTTCTCTTCATTTGGCGAGGTGGTTTGTGTGATCTTCGGATTTATTTTCAGCGTGTCCCCGAAAGTGATGGGCACATTAACAGCGCCATAGGTGTCCGTTATTTGCAGTTTGTTCAGTTCTGCATAGGTATAGTTGCCTTTGTCCTTATAACAACTGCTGAACAACACGGCCAGTATGCTTATGATGGTTAGATTAGCTTTCATGTAGATTCATTTGATCGGTTAAGGGAATACAACGCGAACGCCGTTTTCATCCAGCATGGGGCCATTGGCCTGTTCATAATTATAGAGCGCCAGTTTTACGGTTTGGATCAGGAAGTTTTGATCTCCCGGGAAAATGGTACTGTTCCAGTCTGTTTTACCTGTTACCTGGATCATGAACTTGAACTTGGTGGCAGAGTATACACCAAAGCTTACCGCGAGGCGGGAATCCCATGATGCGGGTTTCAGCAATTGATCATTGAAGCTGATCTTATAATGCAGGCGGTCATATACGCTTAGTCCGGGCTTGTCTCCATAACCGGGTTTGAAATCTTTGGAATCCACCACCGTAAAATCAATCGTTACGATGCTATCCTTTAAACCGGGTTTGCGATAGAGGTATACCGGTACTTTTACTTCATATGCATTAGCAGGCATTACCAATGGCCCTATGTTATAATGATAACCGGCTTTTGCTTTGGAAGAATCAGCAATGGTTAGTTTGATCTCCCTGTCTTTATCTGTGGCGGTGCCCATGATAC includes:
- a CDS encoding DUF4843 domain-containing protein, which translates into the protein MRSYIYYFLLLTVILAACGKDDRLMYKEDPRIYFSKFATNPDSTDYSFGVKPATLMTDTVYLTLRIMGTATDKDREIKLTIADSSKAKAGYHYNIGPLVMPANAYEVKVPVYLYRKPGLKDSIVTIDFTVVDSKDFKPGYGDKPGLSVYDRLHYKISFNDQLLKPASWDSRLAVSFGVYSATKFKFMIQVTGKTDWNSTIFPGDQNFLIQTVKLALYNYEQANGPMLDENGVRVVFP
- a CDS encoding TlpA disulfide reductase family protein; translation: MKKIIVCLMTLAGCSSLVQAQSFTINGKVKDIPDRKVYLSHQEGKKDILDSVIMKNGSFTFKGKAPGAYFYFIRVDGIRRGFGFFAENKVMTITADSTFNDVQFSGSESQVQWKEWGKTWQSITQKAGPLYQQIDAAEKAKDTVARAAARKGFDDLGNELDSAVVNFIRKYPASPVSPFIIIDRYINYPAPEKVERTFAMLKPAAQQSAYGKEITETRRIAAKTGIGATPDFTLADTSGIPFKLSSLKGKYVLVDFWASWCGPCRKENPNVVTAYNKYHEKGFTIVGVTLDTKKDAWLAAIAKDGLTWAHVGDLQGWKSAIVEEYGIRAVPTNFLLDPSGKVIAKDLREEALQKKLETIFSK
- a CDS encoding PKD-like family lipoprotein, which translates into the protein MKANLTIISILAVLFSSCYKDKGNYTYAELNKLQITDTYGAVNVPITFGDTLKINPKITQTTSPNEENLTFEWMVFDNSPASNYNLPKTVIATTRNLAVKITEPPFSLGQNYRLTYKVTDKRTGVSSFLFYNLTIINKYAQGWMFLEDKAGVGDFSMILPNGSVERNVYSSLNAANPMGKPVKLEITPFQITDDLSPSSKKIYLLTETDGMELSYQTMLKKFNYGYLFYAAPSIVKPARHTWASSSTGTSLSGSLGVAINDGKLHTNLVGGFPGSKKWGASLLTPAGNQNYTLAPFVAGGTTYTVTVYDALNKRFYSAGGTVLNAFPGAASSVFDMNNVGMDLLYMDSANVVREYNCVFKDETNTPWLLKFKTVATTAAPVITLLKTQMSAPDIVNLTAAASSTLTPHIYYGVGNKMYKYETTSNITVPQFTFPAGETIIKMKFNRVPGGTSQLVAVTWTGTESKVYFFDVSTVGDFTTYTNVYSGFARIVDLGYKVP